In a genomic window of Acidobacteriota bacterium:
- a CDS encoding DUF420 domain-containing protein, whose product MIPVPMLPAVNATLNSLSAILLTLGYLFIRRKKIAAHKRAMLGAFTTSTLFLVSYLYYHYHTGSTAFTGQGYLRIVYFAILISHTILATAIVPLVLMTLRRAFRADYAAHARIARRTLPLWIYVSVTGVIVYWMLYQL is encoded by the coding sequence ATGATTCCCGTCCCCATGCTCCCGGCGGTCAATGCCACGCTGAATTCTCTGAGCGCGATTCTGTTGACGCTTGGCTATCTGTTTATCCGGCGCAAGAAGATCGCCGCGCATAAGCGGGCCATGCTGGGCGCCTTCACCACCTCCACTCTCTTTCTCGTTTCCTATCTTTATTATCACTATCACACCGGCTCCACGGCTTTCACGGGACAGGGGTACCTTCGCATCGTGTATTTCGCCATTTTGATCTCACACACCATTCTGGCCACGGCCATCGTCCCGCTGGTGCTGATGACGCTGCGCCGGGCGTTCCGAGCGGATTACGCCGCGCACGCGCGAATCGCGCGGCGCACGCTGCCATTGTGGATATACGTATCCGTTACCGGCGTGATCGTCTACTGGATGCTCTACCAGCTATAA
- a CDS encoding DUF882 domain-containing protein — MRSGTISEFGREYGVKYGRECGRNRWIFSVLFFLLSPLVLPSHTAVSTIPPTPEPEYRLRMFHTHTNEHLDLVYKVGENYLPEALATLDSFLGDFRTGDVHHFDPRLFDLLTDLTKSVGRPDAEINILSGYRSPWSNEYLRQHSSGVAKHSLHMQAEAIDIRVPEVKTAQLRKAALSLKRGGVGYYPRSNFIHVDVGDVRRW, encoded by the coding sequence ATGCGCAGTGGGACAATTAGCGAATTCGGCAGAGAGTACGGCGTGAAATATGGTCGGGAGTGTGGACGCAATCGCTGGATATTCAGCGTCCTGTTCTTCCTGCTTTCGCCGCTGGTGCTCCCCTCGCACACGGCAGTCTCCACAATTCCGCCAACGCCGGAGCCGGAGTATCGGCTGCGCATGTTTCACACCCACACCAACGAACACCTGGATCTGGTCTATAAAGTTGGAGAGAACTATCTGCCCGAGGCCCTGGCCACGCTAGACAGTTTTCTGGGTGACTTCCGCACGGGCGACGTCCATCACTTTGACCCGCGCTTGTTTGATCTGTTAACAGATCTCACCAAGTCTGTGGGCCGGCCCGACGCCGAGATTAACATTCTCAGCGGCTATCGCAGCCCCTGGAGCAACGAGTATCTGCGCCAGCATAGCTCCGGTGTGGCCAAGCACAGCCTGCACATGCAGGCTGAGGCGATTGACATTCGCGTCCCGGAAGTAAAAACGGCGCAACTACGTAAAGCCGCGTTGAGCCTGAAGCGTGGCGGCGTAGGCTACTATCCGCGCAGCAACTTCATCCACGTCGACGTCGGCGACGTCCGCCGCTGGTAA